In Saprospiraceae bacterium, the sequence TAAGAAGTTGAAGTTGACAGCTGGTCAGTTTGTCAGCGTACGAATCACCGAAGCAGACGACTATGATCTGATAGGCGATATCATTGATTAAGCAAGACAGCTCTATGTATCAACAATTTTTACAAAAAATTAAAAACCCTTTTCTTCAGGCATTCCTTGTTTTGGTGCTTTTTTGCCTGAGTTATTTGGTCAGTAGGGGATTTGAGGCGGAACAACGCATAGCCTGGACCCTGGCCATCGCATTTTTGCTGCTATATATCCTGTACAATGTGATGATAGGACTGGCGATCGATCAAGGTCCATATTATTGGATCTATTCGTTGGCTGGATTTGCAGGGTTGATATTTGCATTTATTTTACTTGCACAAAGATTTAGTGGCCTCCGCATGGACGAAGCCGGCAGTTACCGATGGTTATTCTTTATTTTTTGCCCGATATACTTATTGTTTATTGCGATGATAACGATTATAAAAAAGATTGTGCAAATGGCAGAAAAGGAAGATCAACGATTTGATAACCAAAACTGATTTGATCTATGCGACTGATATATTTTCTTTTCGGTATCTGTGGGTATGGCTTATGTCTGAGCCAGGGATTGGCAGGCGCCTACCAGGGAACCGTAAATGGTGATCCCACTACTGTCAATATTATATTAACTGGAGAACAAATCAGTGGGACCTATGTCGAAACCTCCAACGAATATGATATCAAAGGTCAATTCAAATCTTCTACCCATTTTGAAGGAGAATTATTGATTAAAAATACCGGCTTGCAGCTTGGCACATTTAAAGCCATGCTGGATAGGAATGTCTTGACCATGGATATGCTGCTGCTGGGCGTCACTCCTTTAAAAGCAAGCTTTACCAGGATGGGTTTGGAGTCCAATCAATCAAATGCCGCCATCCAGCAGCCAACGGTCACTGCAAAGGTCACTGCACCCCATGATGGCTTTGAAAGGGACCCGGCAGTGATAGGTCATTGGTCACAACAGGAGGTGATGAACTCAGGCTTTGGTGACAATGCCGCAAGTTTAGCTATGATTTATTTTCTCACAATAAATGCGGATGGCACCTTTATCCAGGAAAAAGCCAGTGCAGGCGGCGGTTCTACCTGGAGCTCTAACTCCCGACGCGAATTAGATGTCCAAGGACATTGGTATACCAAAGATCAGATCATGTATGTCCGTCCCGCCGGCCAGGCTCAATATATACGACTCAACCGGTATCTCTTTCATGAAGGTGCCCTGGTATTTAAGACCGATCAGGGTAAATATCTGATTTGGAATAGAGCTAGTAACTGATAGCATGGTCTGCTTTTGCGATCTTGGATTGACTATGGCGAACTTTTGGATCTTGAATTAATTAAGTTTTGCAAGAATCTGGATTATGACCTATTTTTATATTTCGAATTTCATGAACAGCCAAATGAATATTTTAATATAAAGGTTAAAACGTGTACTTTAAAAGGGGGATTGGTGATGTATAAGGATGAGCTGGAAATAGTTTTAAAGAAGAGGGGAACCGATTTGGCTAGAACATTAGTGATAGATATCCTTAGATAAAACTCTGAAATGTGGGCACCACTTCTGAAAAATGTATCAATATGGGAGGGTAAATGGATATTACCGTTTAAAACCGCTAAAGTAAGAGTAATATACTGAAAATCAATGAATAGTAAATTATATGGTTGGGATGCATAAGAGGGAAGAGATGCGTGGATATAAGGAAATATACGCAGTAAACATTCGTAAACACAAATGTTGAACCAACATTGCTTCGCAACGGGTTTTGCCTTAAATTTTGGCTTATCTTGTTAAGCTAAAATTTAATATTATGCAAGAAAAAAAACTTTATCGCAGTATGCAATCAATGCATTGCAACGCACCAAAGACCTTTTAAATCTAGGTGAATATGGCCCCGGAACCATTCGAAGTTATTTAAGTGAACTTCGATACCTTTTAGCTATTATGGAGATGTCAGGCCGTCTCAAATTACCTATGAAGACTCGCTTAATTATCTCATTTATCTGAATAAAACGCTAGGGTTGTAGCAGGGTCAAATCAAAAATGGCAGCCAATAGTTTTGCTTTCTTTTCAGGCAAGTTCAGAATAAACCTTACAAAATACCAAGTATATTATTTGCGGCTCATAGTCACAAGCTGCCTCCTGTTATGGAAGAACAGGAAGTTTTTAATGTTATTTCCACAATAAAAATGTTAAACACAAAACGTTGATCATTCTTTTATACAGTACAGGAATGCGTGTGAGTGAAATTACCAACCTTAAACTTATCGATATAGACAGTAAGCTCATGCGGATAAAAATTGTGAATGGAAAAGGAAAAAAAGACAGATTTGTACCCTTATCACCATTAGTTTTGGACCAGCTTCGAACGTATTATTTATATTACAAACCTGTTAATTATTTATTTAATGGCTATAGAACTGCTAGCAAATATTCAGTTCGGTCTATTCAGGTTATTCTTCAAAAGACATTAGCAAAAATCGGATTAGGAGGTAAAAATTATACGGTTCATACACTAAGGCATAGTTTCGCTACACATCTGGTAGATAACGGTGCAGATTTGCAAGTCGTACAGGAGATGATGGGCCATAGTCATCTATCTCAAACTACTCAATACCTACATTTGAGTAGTAAGCGTCTAAATCAAATCATGAATCCGTTTGATGCAATGATCTCCCATATTAATAAAAAGCCCGACCAAACGCCATGAATACTGCTACCAGCCCAAAGGTAGCCACTGTTCAGTCCATATTAAATAAATATCATACTCATTCAAAAATCCTCATGTCGAGCATGTCCTCAACCAACTTAAGAGTTGCAGGACTGCACAACTTGGCTACCACTTGTATAAATGCAACAATAACGACTGCATGAAATTAAAATACCAGTACCACAGTTGCCGAAACCGCCACTGCCCTGCTTGTGGTTCGATGCAAAAAGAACAGTGGGTTGATGATCGGAGAAGTGAGTTATTACCGATTAGCTACTACCATATAGTATTCACTTTACCACATGAACTAAATAGTATAATATTGGGTAATCGTAAAGTACTTTACAAGCTGCTCTTTGATGCGACTGCCGAAACACTCCTTGATTTTGCAAAGAACCCAAAGCATTTAGGGGCTATTCCTGGCATTCTGGCTGTTTTGCATACCTGGGGACAGCAACTTAGCTTTCATCCCCATCTTCATTGCATAGTTAGTGGAGGTGGTATGATAAAAACCAAAGACGGAATGATATGGAAAAACGCAGTACGAAACAAGGATGATTTTCTTTTCCCGGTAAAAGCTATGGCAATTGTGTTCAGAGCAAAATATCTGCACGGATTGAAGAAGTTAATTGCTAACCAAGATGTAACAGTGCCATTTCACTTAGATATCCAGGAGTTTATAAGTCCCTTATACTCTAAAGATTGGGTGGTCTATGCAAAAAACCGTTCGGTGGGCCTCAACAAGTCATCGAATATCTCGGAAGGTATACACATAAGGTAGCCATCACTAACAATAGAATCAAAAAAATCGATATTAATTCTGATACTGTAACATTTGATTATAAAGACTATACAGCAGAGGGTCAAGTGAAAGAAATGGAACTCGGGGCTAATGAGTTTATCCGCAGGTTTGAACAACATATTTTACCTAAATATTTTACTAAAATCCGCAGTTATGGTTATCTCAGTAATAGAAATCGTAAAGCTAATATCGAAGAGATTTCTTACTATTTAAATCTCCCTTATCATCCTGCAAAAGTAAAAGTCCCTTGGCATGTGAGATTATTAGAAAAGAATAACATATGGTATAACCAGTGCCCTCATTGTCAAAAAATTGTCACTGATCTTGGTTGCAGTGTGTTTTAAAGATGATTCATAATTGGCGAGAAGATGACCAGAGCAACACCCTCTAATATGCAAGGCAGCTTGCTAGTGCAATCTATTTCTAAAAATCAAAAATTGTAATCAAATACGTAAATTACAAGGTAAAAAATCATAAATTTAACATTCAAATGAATTAAAATTGTCTACAACCCATCAACCCCAATAAAAATGATAACAACTCACCACCTTAAGCTACATCATGCATCCATACTTTACACCTTAGATACTACCACCTGCTTGTCGGTCAACATAAAAGTATACCGACAGCCCTATAAGAGTAACGTGGAGCATAGCCCTTTTTTGTGGGCTGTCGGATACTTTTATAAATGTTATATGCAATCAAAAGGAAAATATGCTGGAACACTTTCAAAAGATGTTTGAAGAATTTAGAAGGGCAACAGACTTGAAAACGGGAGAACTAAAGATGCTTCTTCACGGACAAACCAGTGTGAAGGCAAAATAAAGAAAGCTTACTCAAAGAAACGGAGTTTAAGATTATCGAATTTGAATGGATGAAACATGGTGTCTTCAAGGATGGATAAAACCCTTTTGAATTTTAAAAAGGTTGGAAAAGGAGCAGCATCAACATTTCTTTGGATTTTGTGATAAACACGATACATTTGTTCCAAAAGATTAAAATAATCCTGTCGATATCACAGATATGAACATAAATTTCTATTATGCTAAGAGCTGCAGCGAGAACTATCATCGAAAATAGAACAAGTAAAATCATTTCAACAGCCTTATTCAATCACCTGAACTTAGCTGATACAACAAAGTGGAATTACTGAAGTCAAGCGGCTGTAGATGAACTTGAAGAACATAGAACTTTACAAACAACATATTAAAACAAGTAATTTAAGAGATCTAAGAATTTTGTACATACTGTAGATTATCAAATTCCGATTGCTTGCACATCAGTTATGTCTCCAAAATTTTACTTGATACTATTTTATAATTTTATGATCCAAATGTAAAGTAGGAACATGTATACTTAACAGTTCACCAACAGAAAATAATACCACATATTATATGCTTGTATTCCAACCCAAAAAGGCAATGAAATATTTAGATGATTTAGAACACACCTAATGATTTGAGATCCGTAACCTGTAGCCTAATGGTAAAATGAAATTTGAAAATGGATTTATATCACCAGCAATATTTGACAAACTATCTCATGAAGAACAGAAAAGATTAATAGAAGCCATTGAATTATCGGATAAAATTGGTTTTATGCATCCTCAGTTTTATCACTTAGGTTTCAATTTCTTTGACGAAAAATATAAGAAAGAATGCACATAACAATGTACATGACGTCAACCTCCTATCGTGCACGCCGCACTGCCAAACCGTTGAACAAACCCTTTTGCTAAAGTCTGTTTCATCATCGCTTTTTTCATCAACATACTCGTCATAGTATTTACATTTGAATCAATGAATTCAATCACTAAATCTATATTCTATGATATTGTATGATTCGCATTTACTAGAGTACAAGAATTTTATGATTCTTAAAAATTTTAGCCCCCGGACTATCAAGACCTATTATCAAATAGTGCATTATTATCTTCGATACTGTCATGATCATCATCCCAACGAAGAGTTAACTGACGACATAGCTAAAGAATATATATTACATCGATATGCTCTAGGTCTTGACTGGCAGACCGTGAACAGTGACTATTCTTCTATTCAAAATTTTATAAGAATATAATCTTAATGCCCTGGAATATTAAAAAAATACCTAGACCGCGCAAAGAGAAGAAACTACCCACTATATTATCCAAAGAAGATGTAGTCAAAATCATTGAGAATGCCCCTACCTATAAACAACAGGTATTACTCACCTTCATTTATACCACAGGCATGAGACTCAGCGAATCTATTAATGTATGTTTTGAAGACATTGACAGTAATAGATTACAGATACGAGTAAATAAAGGCAAGGGCAATAAAGATCGATTTATATTGGTGCCCCTGTACTCATTGATCTTCTACGAGATTATTATAAAAAGTAAAACCCATAAAATATTTATTTAATGGTATTCACAAGGGAAAGCCTTACTCTCCCAGATCTGTACAGCTTACCATGGCACAAAGTAAAAAGTTGGCACATATAAACAAGAAATGTTCTATACACTCACTACGAAACTGTTATGCAACCCATCATCTCGAAGGTGGCACAGATTTAGTATTCCTACAGGAGCAAATGGGGCATAAAAATCTGCGTACCACCATTCGCTACATTGGATTATGTGTAGAAAGGCATCGATATATCAAACACCCAATCGACTCTCTACAGATCCGTTATCAACCAAATCGGGGTATTCCAACACCAATAGCATAGGTGCTCTTTTCAGAGACCATGGTGAAGAGTATATCCGCATCTACAAACCTTCGATTCAACAAATAAAACTCATACGCGCGATTCGGGTATGCAAAACGCCTGCTTTAGGTGGTCATGTATTTATTTGCAAAGATTGTGGTCATAAACATTTTGTTTATCATAGCTGTGGTCATAGTCACTGCATGATCTGTCAAAGCATCAAGCGTGAACAGTGGCTGGATAAGCTCAGCAATACTTTACTACAAGTACCATATATCCATTCCGTTTTTACGTTACCTCATCAGCTCAATGGACTTGCTCGCAACAATGAGTCTATTATGTATTCACTTATCCTTCGTGTCGCATGGCTAACTGTAAAATCAATTATGGCCAAATACTGTGCTACGCCTGGCATGACTTCAATACTCCATACATTTGGATCAGACATGAAGTATCATATTCATGTCCACGCTTTGGTCACCTTTGGCGGATTATGCAAAGCATCCTGCGGAGATGTACACACCAACCAATGGAGGTTTCCGAAATTCAGTGATAAAATCGAGCGGTATCGCACGATCTGTAGCACCTATAAAAATATTTTTATTCAAGAGTTCTTATTGCTTTATCATACTCATAAAATAAATTATCACTTACCCATAGATGATATACTCCATGAAGTTCAAAAATAAGATGGGTAGTACACAGTACTCACCCTACCATGAATACTATTGTAATCGAAAAATATCTTGCCCGATATATTAATCGCGTGGCCATTTCCAATAATAGATTACAATACCTCAAAGACAATCATAAAGTAATCATTCTGTATAATGATTACAAAAATCAGCTGTCTGGCTGCCCTGCCCCCAAAGCGTTTAAAGAACTCGATCCTATTCCCGCTATTCATCAGATACTAGAACATGTACTCCCCCTCATTTTCAAAAAACCAGAAAGTATGGTCTTCATCACCATTCATTTAAATGCACTCATACTATTCCCGATGCTTTACGGAGAGAGTCTGATACTGTGAGGACTTTATTTCAAATCATTACTCAGCTATGCAAGCAATCCGCCTTCAAGTGTGATCAATGTGGCTCTGATCAGCTTTACATGGAAATCGTAATACCTGACAATAATTACATTTTTAAATTTATTTCTTTAGATTTTCTTAAAGCTCCTCCTCCAATGAATCCAGATATTAAACCCAATTTTCAGAATAATATGATGCAATCACCTGGTGCTCATGCTATTCCTATTCCATCACACAAACATTTCATCCATTCGAATGCATAAAAGAAGATCAATACGACTAACTTTTGCACCACATGATTCAGCTACATATTTTTTGCTATGCAAGCCATCATATTTATCCTTCCGTAAGGGGTCAAAATCGTTTTAAACCACCATTCACTCTTATCACACTTACCCTTTACTGGACTAATTGAGATTTTCTTTGCCAGGATAGCGGCTTCGTTCAACTTGGAATGTTGATGAATCCCACTTTGAAAGAATTGCTTATTTTTGGACGCAGCATGAGGGAATTCATTCAACATTCCTTTGTGTTACAGGCAAGCGTAGGACGACCGTGCAACCTTGACAATTCCGA encodes:
- a CDS encoding tyrosine-type recombinase/integrase, which translates into the protein MIILLYSTGMRVSEITNLKLIDIDSKLMRIKIVNGKGKKDRFVPLSPLVLDQLRTYYLYYKPVNYLFNGYRTASKYSVRSIQVILQKTLAKIGLGGKNYTVHTLRHSFATHLVDNGADLQVVQEMMGHSHLSQTTQYLHLSSKRLNQIMNPFDAMISHINKKPDQTP
- a CDS encoding transposase, whose product is MKLKYQYHSCRNRHCPACGSMQKEQWVDDRRSELLPISYYHIVFTLPHELNSIILGNRKVLYKLLFDATAETLLDFAKNPKHLGAIPGILAVLHTWGQQLSFHPHLHCIVSGGGMIKTKDGMIWKNAVRNKDDFLFPVKAMAIVFRAKYLHGLKKLIANQDVTVPFHLDIQEFISPLYSKDWVVYAKNRSVGLNKSSNISEGIHIR
- a CDS encoding transposase, producing the protein MGGLCKKPFGGPQQVIEYLGRYTHKVAITNNRIKKIDINSDTVTFDYKDYTAEGQVKEMELGANEFIRRFEQHILPKYFTKIRSYGYLSNRNRKANIEEISYYLNLPYHPAKVKVPWHVRLLEKNNIWYNQCPHCQKIVTDLGCSVF
- a CDS encoding phage integrase N-terminal SAM-like domain-containing protein — protein: MILKNFSPRTIKTYYQIVHYYLRYCHDHHPNEELTDDIAKEYILHRYALGLDWQTVNSDYSSIQNFIRI
- a CDS encoding tyrosine-type recombinase/integrase, translated to MPWNIKKIPRPRKEKKLPTILSKEDVVKIIENAPTYKQQVLLTFIYTTGMRLSESINVCFEDIDSNRLQIRVNKGKGNKDRFILVPLYSLIFYEIIIKSKTHKIFI
- a CDS encoding tyrosine-type recombinase/integrase produces the protein MAQSKKLAHINKKCSIHSLRNCYATHHLEGGTDLVFLQEQMGHKNLRTTIRYIGLCVERHRYIKHPIDSLQIRYQPNRGIPTPIA
- a CDS encoding transposase zinc-binding domain-containing protein, with the protein product MCRKASIYQTPNRLSTDPLSTKSGYSNTNSIGALFRDHGEEYIRIYKPSIQQIKLIRAIRVCKTPALGGHVFICKDCGHKHFVYHSCGHSHCMICQSIKREQWLDKLSNTLLQVPYIHSVFTLPHQLNGLARNNESIMYSLILRVAWLTVKSIMAKYCATPGMTSILHTFGSDMKYHIHVHALVTFGGLCKASCGDVHTNQWRFPKFSDKIERYRTICSTYKNIFIQEFLLLYHTHKINYHLPIDDILHEVQK
- a CDS encoding transposase codes for the protein MNTIVIEKYLARYINRVAISNNRLQYLKDNHKVIILYNDYKNQLSGCPAPKAFKELDPIPAIHQILEHVLPLIFKKPESMVFITIHLNALILFPMLYGESLIL